TCGTACACCCGGATGATTCCGGAGGGTCACGAACCGGAGGACACCCCGGTCCTGGTCGTTGACCGGGCCGGCTGGATCAAGGCCAACGTCGCGGGCTTCCGCGCACTGCTGGGGCCCTTGCTGGGCAAGATGCAGGACCGGCGCGGCGGCGGGGCGCCGGGGGCGGTGCTCGGCGCGGTCGGCGGCAAGGTGACCGGTGTCGAACTGGGCATGCTGCTCTCGTTCCTGTCCTCCCGTGTCCTCGGGCAGTACGAGACCTTCGCCCCCGCCACCCGCGAGCTCCCCGGCTCCGCCGACGGCGGCGGGCGGCTGCTGCTCGTCGCCCCCAACATCGTCCACGTCGAGCGCGAACTCGACGTCGACCCGCACGACTTCAGGCTCTGGGTGGCGCTCCACGAGGAGACCCACCGCACCCAGTTCACCGGGGTCCCCTGGCTCCGCGACCACCTGCAGGGCGAGATCCAGTCGTTCCTGGACGAGACCGACGTCGACCCGATGACCGTCCTGGAGCGCCTGCGCGAGGCGGTCCAGGCCTTCGCGGGCGGCAGCCGCCCCGAGAGCGAGCGCGGGGAGGAGGGTGACGACGCCGGACGCAGCCTCGTCGAGATCGTCCAGACGCCCGCCCAGCGCGAGGTGCTCGGCCGTCTCACCGCCGTGATGTCCCTGCTGGAGGGCCACGCGGACTTCGTGATGGACGGGGTGGGCCCCGAGGTCGTGGGCTCCGTCTCCGAGATCAGGGAGAAGTTCCAGCAGCGCAGGGCCCGGGGGGCGAGCCGGCTGGACCTGGCGCTGCGCAGGCTGCTCGGCCTCGACGCCAAGCTCCGGCAGTACCGCGACGGCGAGAAGTTCGTCCGGGCGGTCGTCGAGGAGGTGGGGATGGAGGGCTTCAACCGGGTCTGGACCTCCCCCAACACCCTGCCGACCAAGGCCGAGATCTCGGCTCCCGCGGACTGGGTGGCGAGGGTGCACGGTAAGCCGGGCCCATGACCAAGGCCCGCCCGGCGGCAGAAGATTGCCCCTCCAATCACCCATCCGAGGGACCATAGGGGCATGGGAAGGCGTGCAATGCTCGGTGGGCAGCTTTGCTCTGTCACCATCGACGCACTCTGAGTGACGGGACTTCTCCGTCCAGACACTCCGAGGCGCCTCCCGAAACTCCACCGAAGGGCACCGGACATGGGTCCCCATCCTGCGGTCGCGGCGATACGCCTGGCGGTCCGCCGCGTACTCCACGACGTCGTCACCGAACACAACCGCCACACCGGACAGGAAGCCCGCGCCGAACTCGCCGAAGCCGGGGCGACGGCCGGCGGACGGGGCGGAACGCTGCCCGACCGCCCCGGCACCCCGCTGGTGCTCGTCGCATGCTCGGGAGGCGCCGATTCGATGGCGCTCGCCTCCGCCCTCGCCTTCGAGGCCCGCAAGCTCCCCGTCCGGGCGGGCGGCATCACCGTCGACCACAACCTCCAGCCCGGTTCCGGCCTCCGCGCCACCGAGGTCGTCGCCCGCCTGGCCGGGATGCGGCTCGACCCCGTCGAGTCGGTCTCCGTGCACGTCGGCCGTGACGGCGGACCCGAGGCCGCCGCGCGTGACGCGCGCTACGCCGCGCTGGACGCCGCCGCCGAGCGGCACGGAGCCGCCGCGGTCCTGCTCGGCCACACACGCGACGACCAGGCCGAGACCGTCCTGCTCGGCCTGGCCCGTGGCTCGGGCATCCGCTCGCTGTCCGGGATGGCGGCCGCCTCGGGCCCCGCCGGCCGCTACCGCCGCCCCTTCCTCGGCCTGGACCGGCAGACCGCCCGTACGGCCTGCATGGCCCAGTCGCTCCCCGTCTGGGACGACCCCCACAACATCGACCCCGCCTACACCCGGTCGCGGCTGCGCCACGAGGGCCTGCCCGCCCTGGAGAAGGCGCTGGGCAAAGGTGTCGTGGAAGCCCTCGCGCGCACGGCGCAGCTCTCCCGTGACGACGCGGACGCCCTGGACACCTGGGCGGCGGAGGCCGCCGGTTCCGTGCGCGACGACGACGGACGGCTGGAGTGCGCCGGACTCGCCGTCCTGCCCTCCGCGGTACGCCGCCGGGTGCTGCGCCGGGCCCTGATCGACGCCGGGTCCCCCGCCGGCTCGCTCTTCGCCCGTCACATCGAGGAAGTGGACCGCCTCATCACCGGCTGGCGCGGCCAGGGAGCCATCAACCTGCCCGGACGCGTCGAGGCGCGCCGCCAGGGTGGCAGACTGGTGATTCGGCAGAGCTGAGGCGGAAAGCGGCCGAGGCGCAGGCGAGACGGCCGGCCCGGCCCGGGGTTCCCGGGCCCGGCGGGCAGAGAAAGAGACGCGGTGAACGAGAAGGACATGGGTACCGACCTTCAGTCGGTGCTCCTCACCAAGGACGAGATCGACGCCAAACTGGCCGAGCTGGCCGCCAAGATCGACGCGGAGTACGCGGGCAAGGACCTGCTCATCGTCGGGGTGCTCAAGGGCGCGGTGATGGTCATGGCGGATCTGGCGCGCGCCCTGTCCACCCCCGTCACCATGGACTGGATGGCCGTCTCCTCGTACGGAGCGGGCACCCAGTCCTCGGGCGTCGTCAGGATCCTGAAGGACCTCGACACCGACATCAAGGGCAAGCACGTCCTGATCGTCGAGGACATCATCGACTCGGGTCTGACGCTGTCCTGGCTGCTGACCAACCTGGGCTCGCGCGAGCCCGCGAGCCTGGAGGTCTGCACCCTGCTCCGCAAGCCCGACGCGGCGAAGGTCGCGATCGACGTGAAGTGGGTCGGCTTCGACATCCCCAACGAGTTCGTCGTCGGCTACGGCCTGGACTACGCAGAGAAGTACCGCAACCTGCCGTTCGTCGGCACGCTCGCCCCGCACGTGTACGGCGGCTGACCCCTGACCGGTCCGCGACCCGGCGGCCCCGGCCGAAGCCGCCCGGGCGCCGGGGAACCCTCGTGGCCCTCCCGCCGTTGGAGCCTTCGAAGGCGGGATTGTCGGACGTCCCCTGCGGTCGCGGGTGACAATGCTGGGGTACCGTCCGAAGAACAGTCTTTTCTCACAGCAGCATTTACCTACGGGCAGGAGGGACGGGGCGACTTCGCTCCGTATGGATGGACGTGAAGCGATACTTCCGTGGGCCGGTCATGTGGATCGTGCTGGCCGTCCTCGCCGTGGTCGTGTTGATGCAGGTCGTCGGCTCGTCCGGCGGCTACAAGACGGTGGACACCGGCGAGGTTATCCAGGCGATCAGCAAGAACCAGGTGGAGCAGGCCAAGCTGACCACCGGTGACGAACAGATCATCAAGATCGAGCTGAAGGACAAGGAAAAGCTCAAGGGCGAGTCCGGAAGCAAGTTCCAGGCGAGCTACATCGGCAACCAGGGCGTCGAACTGGCCGACACCCTTCAGCAGAAGTTCGAGAGCGGTGACATCGAGAAGGGTTACACCGTCTCGCCGTCGAAGCAGTCGCCGTTCGTCTCGATCCTCCTCTCGCTGCTGCCCTTCGTCCTGATCGTGGTCGTCTTCCTGTTCCTGATGAATCAGATGCAGGGCGGCGGCTCCAAGGTCATGCAGTTCGGCAAGTCCAAGGCCAAGCTGATCACCAAGGACACCCCGAAGACGACCTTCGCCGATGTGGCGGGGTCGGACGAGGCGGTCGAGGAACTGCACGAGATCAAGGAGTTCCTCCAGGAGCCCGCGAAGTTCCAGGCCGTGGGTGCCAAGATCCCCAAGGGTGTCCTGCTCTACGGCCCGCCCGGAACGGGTAAGACGCTGCTCGCCCGTGCGGTCGCGGGTGAGGCGGGTGTCCCCTTCTACTCGATCTCCGGTTCCGACTTCGTCGAGATGTTCGTCGGTGTGGGTGCCTCCCGTGTCCGTGACCTCTTCGAGCAGGCCAAGGCGAACGCCCCGGCGATCGTCTTCGTCGACGAGATCGACGCCGTCGGCCGGCACCGCGGTGCCGGTATGGGCGGCGGCCACGACGAGCGCGAGCAGACGCTCAACCAGCTGCTCGTCGAGATGGACGGCTTCGACGTGAAGGGCGGCGTCATCCTGATCGCCGCCACCAACCGGCCGGACATCCTGGACCCGGCGCTGCTGCGCCCCGGCCGTTTCGACCGGCAGATCGCCGTGGACCGGCCCGACATGCAGGGCCGCCTGGAGATCCTGAAGGTCCATCAGAAGGGCAAGCCGGTCGCGCCCGACGTCGACCTCAACGCGGTCGCCCGTCGTACGCCCGGCTTCACCGGTGCCGACCTGTCGAACGTGCTGAACGAAGCGGCGCTCCTCACGGCGCGCAGCAACCAGAAGCTGATCGACAACAAGATGCTCGACGAGGCCATCGACCGCGTCGTGGCGGGGCCGCAGAAGCGGACCCGGATCATGTCCGAGAAGGAGAAGAAGATCACCGCGTACCACGAGGGCGGACACGCCCTGGTCGCGGCGGCTTCCCCCCAGTCGGACCCGGTCCACAAGATCACGATCCTCTCCCGCGGCCGTGCCCTCGGTTACACGATGGTGCTTCCGGAGGAGGACAAGTACTCCACGACGCGCAACGAGATGCTCGACCAGCTGGCCTACATGCTGGGCGGGCGCGCGGCCGAGGAGCTGGTCTTCCACGACCCGACGACCGGTGCCGCCAACGACATCGAGAAGGCCACGGCCACGGCCCGCGCGATGGTCACGCAGTACGGCATGACCGAGCGCCTGGGTGCCATCAAGTTCGGCGGTGACAACACCGAGCCCTTCGTGGGCCGGGAGATGGGCCACCAGCGCGACTACTCGGAAGAGGTCGCGGCGCTCGTCGACGAAGAGGTCAAGAAGCTCATCGAGACCGCGCACAACGACGCGTGGGAGATTCTCGTCGAGAACCGGGACATCCTCGACAACCTGGTTCTGGAGCTCCTGGAGAAGGAGACGCTCGGCAAGGAGGAGATCGCCGAGATCTTCGCCCCGATCGTGAAGCGTCCGGCGCGTCCGGCGTGGACCGGTTCGTCCCGCCGTACGCCCTCGACCCGGCCGCCGGTCCTCTCCCCCAAGGAGCTGGCCCTGACCAACGGCGCCACCACCGCCAACGGTTCGGCTGCCGGGGAGACCGCCCCGAAGGACATCATCTCCAAGGAAGGCGGTTCCTCCGTGGAGCCGCGTCACGAGGAGCGTCCCGAGAGCTGATCACCCGGCCGATCCGGTGTGGTACCCGTCACGGGTGCGCTGCCGGGCCCGGAATGGATGCCGCGCCCCCCAGGTTCTAGCCTGTGGGGGCGCGGCTATTTTCGAATCCCTGCGCGAAGCCCGGTGTGTTTCCCTTCTGTCCGGGCGGGCCTGCGCATGTGACAGCACAGAGGAACGAGGCACAGATGACCGACCCGGTGACGCTCGACGGGCAGGGTCCGATCGGCGAGTTCGACGAGAAGCGGGCCGAGGCCGCTGTACGGGAGCTGCTCATCGCGGTCGGGGAGGACCCGGACCGCGAGGGACTGCGGGAGACGCCGGGCCGGGTCGCGCGGGCCTACAAGGAGATCTTCGCGGGACTCCGGCAGAAGCCCGAGGACGTCCTGACGACGACCTTCGACCTGGGCCACGACGAGATGGTCCTGGTGAAGGACATCGAGGTCTTCAGCACCTGTGAACACCACCTGGTGCCGTTCCGCGGTGTCGCGCACGTCGGGTACATCCCGGCGACCAGCGGCAAGATCACCGGCCTCTCCAAGCTGGCCCGGCTGGTCGACGTGTACGCCCGGCGCCCCCAGGTGCAGGAGCGGCTCACCACGCAGATCGCCGAGTCCCTGATGGAGATACTGG
This DNA window, taken from Streptomyces nitrosporeus, encodes the following:
- a CDS encoding zinc-dependent metalloprotease encodes the protein MTRIGGAEMVDWNLAVATATRFVRPGPEISREEARAVVAELRRHARASEEHVRSYTRMIPEGHEPEDTPVLVVDRAGWIKANVAGFRALLGPLLGKMQDRRGGGAPGAVLGAVGGKVTGVELGMLLSFLSSRVLGQYETFAPATRELPGSADGGGRLLLVAPNIVHVERELDVDPHDFRLWVALHEETHRTQFTGVPWLRDHLQGEIQSFLDETDVDPMTVLERLREAVQAFAGGSRPESERGEEGDDAGRSLVEIVQTPAQREVLGRLTAVMSLLEGHADFVMDGVGPEVVGSVSEIREKFQQRRARGASRLDLALRRLLGLDAKLRQYRDGEKFVRAVVEEVGMEGFNRVWTSPNTLPTKAEISAPADWVARVHGKPGP
- the folE gene encoding GTP cyclohydrolase I FolE; translated protein: MTDPVTLDGQGPIGEFDEKRAEAAVRELLIAVGEDPDREGLRETPGRVARAYKEIFAGLRQKPEDVLTTTFDLGHDEMVLVKDIEVFSTCEHHLVPFRGVAHVGYIPATSGKITGLSKLARLVDVYARRPQVQERLTTQIAESLMEILEPRGVIVVIECEHMCMSMRGIRKPGAKTLTSAVRGQLRDPATRAEAMSLIMAR
- the hpt gene encoding hypoxanthine phosphoribosyltransferase; translation: MGTDLQSVLLTKDEIDAKLAELAAKIDAEYAGKDLLIVGVLKGAVMVMADLARALSTPVTMDWMAVSSYGAGTQSSGVVRILKDLDTDIKGKHVLIVEDIIDSGLTLSWLLTNLGSREPASLEVCTLLRKPDAAKVAIDVKWVGFDIPNEFVVGYGLDYAEKYRNLPFVGTLAPHVYGG
- the tilS gene encoding tRNA lysidine(34) synthetase TilS, with the translated sequence MGPHPAVAAIRLAVRRVLHDVVTEHNRHTGQEARAELAEAGATAGGRGGTLPDRPGTPLVLVACSGGADSMALASALAFEARKLPVRAGGITVDHNLQPGSGLRATEVVARLAGMRLDPVESVSVHVGRDGGPEAAARDARYAALDAAAERHGAAAVLLGHTRDDQAETVLLGLARGSGIRSLSGMAAASGPAGRYRRPFLGLDRQTARTACMAQSLPVWDDPHNIDPAYTRSRLRHEGLPALEKALGKGVVEALARTAQLSRDDADALDTWAAEAAGSVRDDDGRLECAGLAVLPSAVRRRVLRRALIDAGSPAGSLFARHIEEVDRLITGWRGQGAINLPGRVEARRQGGRLVIRQS
- the ftsH gene encoding ATP-dependent zinc metalloprotease FtsH — encoded protein: MDVKRYFRGPVMWIVLAVLAVVVLMQVVGSSGGYKTVDTGEVIQAISKNQVEQAKLTTGDEQIIKIELKDKEKLKGESGSKFQASYIGNQGVELADTLQQKFESGDIEKGYTVSPSKQSPFVSILLSLLPFVLIVVVFLFLMNQMQGGGSKVMQFGKSKAKLITKDTPKTTFADVAGSDEAVEELHEIKEFLQEPAKFQAVGAKIPKGVLLYGPPGTGKTLLARAVAGEAGVPFYSISGSDFVEMFVGVGASRVRDLFEQAKANAPAIVFVDEIDAVGRHRGAGMGGGHDEREQTLNQLLVEMDGFDVKGGVILIAATNRPDILDPALLRPGRFDRQIAVDRPDMQGRLEILKVHQKGKPVAPDVDLNAVARRTPGFTGADLSNVLNEAALLTARSNQKLIDNKMLDEAIDRVVAGPQKRTRIMSEKEKKITAYHEGGHALVAAASPQSDPVHKITILSRGRALGYTMVLPEEDKYSTTRNEMLDQLAYMLGGRAAEELVFHDPTTGAANDIEKATATARAMVTQYGMTERLGAIKFGGDNTEPFVGREMGHQRDYSEEVAALVDEEVKKLIETAHNDAWEILVENRDILDNLVLELLEKETLGKEEIAEIFAPIVKRPARPAWTGSSRRTPSTRPPVLSPKELALTNGATTANGSAAGETAPKDIISKEGGSSVEPRHEERPES